The following are encoded together in the Cynocephalus volans isolate mCynVol1 chromosome 4, mCynVol1.pri, whole genome shotgun sequence genome:
- the LOC134375883 gene encoding olfactory receptor 10G9-like produces MTNVSFVTTFFLTGLPHAPALDTPLFGIFLVIYVLTLLGNLLILLLIRVDSHLHTPMYYFLANLSFIDMWFSTATVPKMLMTLVSPEGRAISFHSCIAQLYFFHVLASSECFLYTVMAYDRYLAISYPLRYTSMMSGRTCALLATSTWLSGSLHSAVQTTLTFHLSYCGPNQIQHYFCDAPPILKLACADTSANEMVIFVNIGVVASGCFVLIVLSYVSIVCSILRIRTSEGRCRASQTCASHCIVVLCFFVPCVFIYLRPGSKDAVGGVVAVFYTVLTPLLNPVVYTLRNKEVQKALLKLKDKVAYSQGKETP; encoded by the coding sequence ATGACAAACGTGAGCTTCGTGACAACGTTCTTTCTCACGGGCCTTCCCCATGCACCAGCGCTGGACACCCCCCTCTTTGGGATCTTCCTGGTGATTTATGTGCTCACCTTGCTGGGGAACCTCCTCATCCTGCTGCTGATCAGGGTGGATTCtcacctccacacccccatgtactacTTCCTTGCCAACCTCTCCTTCATTGACATGTGGTTCTCCACTGCCACAGTGCCCAAAATGCTGATGACCTTGGTGTCCCCTGAGGGCAGGGCCATCTCCTTTCACAGTTGCATAGCCCAGCTTTATTTCTTCCACGTGCTGGCGAGCAGCGAGTGTTTCCTCTACACAgtcatggcctatgaccgctaccTGGCCATCAGTTACCCGCTCAGGTACACCAGCATGATGAGTGGGAGAACCTGTGCCCTCCTGGCCACTAGCACTTGGCTCAGTGGCTCTCTGCACTCTGCTGTGCAGACCACATTGACCTTCCATCTGTCCTACTGTGGGCCCAACCAGATCCAGCACTACTTCTGTGATGCACCACCCATCCTCAAGCTGGCCTGTGCAGACACCTCGGCCAACGAGATGGTCATCTTTGTCAACATTGGTGTggtggcctcaggctgctttgtCCTGATAGTGCTGTCCTATGTGTCCATCGTCTGCTCCATCCTGAGGATCCGCACCTCAGAGGGGAGATGCAGGGCCTCCCAGACCTGTGCCTCCCACTGTATCGTGgtcctttgtttctttgtcccctgtgttttcatttacctGAGGCCAGGCTCCAAGGATGCTGTGGGTGGGGTTGTGGCAGTTTTCTACACTGTGCTGACCCCACTTCTCAACCCTGTTGTGTACACACTGAGGAACAAGGAGGTGCAGAAAGCTCTATTGAAACTTAAAGACAAAGTAGCATATTCTCAGGGCAAAGAAACACCATGA